TGGGTAATGctcatgcattcattgtttaaGTCATATGATCTCTTGTGCTAACAAAGACAAGAAaagttcaatttaaaaaaaaaacttgtgtataatagaatatgaaataaataaaaagttaaataaaggatgcatatgtttatgttttgaaaagaaagtgcATGAGTAGGGTGAGATAGGAGAAAAATGGGTAGATAGGTTGTGTTGTTATGTGTATATAGGTGATATAGGATTAGATGGACacttaagctaatcaaagaactAATTCTTtaagtccacttaaccatatttaTCCTACCtaaaccctagccccattacaaccctccaaatacctcatgatatttgtttttcatgcatcaagtactagttgattgttagatgacttACAAATCTTTGAAAAGTATGAAAAAAGGAGAATTTAGTggttaaaccctaaacactgagcGAATTGAGTGAATACACATCCGATGAGGGGTTTGATCGCTCAATTCTACGTTCTTCCATCGcatattgtatcttcttgcAAATTGTTGGATTGGatagttttgaaaatttcaattcaattctttgGACATCGATCTTAGTGCATGAACTCTTTGCATTGGCCCTAAAACTTtcttgtgatggattggaatttCATGGTTCGTTTTTGGCAACTCGTAGCATAGTACATATTAATAAATAGCCCTTAGGATAGTTGCATGCATTTAAGTAGTACATAGAATAAGTTGTTTTCCCTTTCATTTATCTCCTTTGAGtgtgtttagcatgaggacatgctagtgtttaagtgtgggagaattgatgaatccatatttgatgatgatttttggttgaaattgaatggatttcatcatacaaacttgcacttattcccataaatagcatgcttttgaactttcctcctaatttgtgcttgattatgaaaacatgctcttttgtgccTAAATTAGCCTATTTTGTTCCATTTgccttccattcgatgccttgatgttgtttgtgagtgatttcagatgtataaggtaggaatggcttggagagaATGGAAGATGAGCATGCAAAGAGGAGGAAGCATGGagaatcaaaggagaagagCACAGcgatgtgtgcgtacgcacatgcaTCAAAACAGAGCCGCGTGTGCACGTGAGCTGCATCGTACTTGTCGCGCATCCATTCAAAGCATCGCCTAGTGTGCCTGCACACAGCtacttgtgcgtacacacaggaaGAGATTTTGGCAGAGTATGCGTGCACACAcgtttgtgcgtacgcacaggtgccCACACATGCTTTCATTAAAATTGCACGTGACTCGCGATTTTGGTGGATTGGAGGCCTATTTTTGAAGCCATTTAGCTCATATTGAAGGAAAAAAGAAGACAATAGCATAAAATAACATTAGTAGCttaggagtagtagtaggaagctttaatatagtttttctctaagtttttcATCATCTCCGTTAGATTTTATACTAGGGTTTTACATTCAAGTTCTATTTCCATTTTTTATCTTGGATTTTGCTTGCTTCCATTGTAAGTATCTCTTTGTTACTACTCTTTATAGCTACATTGTTCTTACTCTTTCTTATATTTCAAGTTATAGTTCAATTTTACTtctcttttgcaattttaatttcttgttgatgaatttgatgattgatatttattatatgctttcttgagttattattgttaattgagATCCTTTGTTACTTTTAGTCTCAAGCATTTTCTCCTTTCTCCCATGTTTAATGTTTTTGCGTACCAGGTGTTTGACAAAATATCAATTATGATTTTTCGGCTAGTTTTCTATCTCTTGACTTGGGAAAAGTGAGCAATTGGATTCCTAGAGttggaatgtccaacatttagtgtcaattcttggattgttaattgttcttatttccactaacgctaatttgttgctaaggcaattagcaaacaatttaggatttgtgggttaagaacacttatgctcatttaacttacGCTCCGATGTGAGGGTTAAttaagtgagattaatccattctaattgtcatagttgtggttccaaCAAGGAAATGACCCTTAACTCATTCCAAGCCAAGATGCTTTTCATGCTTTAAATCTTTCACACACATTTACATTAGTCCTTTTTTTATAACTTACTTGtctatattattcatttattgcaattttgaatgttcttttatttctttatatgTTTATCTCTTCATTGAAAACTCCTTGATCATCACAACTGGAATTGTACACTCATTGGTATCAAGTGTTCTTGGGAGACGACTCGGGAACTAACCACTCCCGGAATCGAATTGGTTTTGAATAGTGACATCTTTTGAATTCAAACTTTGATTGAGAGTTGATTTTGGCTTtgggactatacttgcaatgccaATTCTATTTCAAGGAAAATTCCTAAACCCACTTCGGCCACTCTACCACCCATCCTCCCTCAGGTACGTGACAATAGTGTCCAGTGGTGAGATTGTGTGGCTCACTCTTCTGGAAAGAAGTAGGCGAGACTtctagtaaaaaataaaaaactgaatCAAAAATGCGTAAACCTATAAAGATATAAGAATTTTAACGTAAAACACTCTACCGACAAATGTATACATATCGAATTAATTTGACttataagtaaaattttaacaaataacTACAAAcatttaaattgtaaatttatttaaataaaaatatttagctgaataataaaaatgtttagtaaaataattaatttaaacgtCTGTATaatataatgtaaataaaaatattttgtaagataattaataactaacttataaacgtctattttatttaatttaaataaattatttagttAAATAGTGAATAACAAAATTCATTTCATATCTCCTTCATAAGttagattaaataaaaatatttacttaaataacCAACAAATACACCATCAACATGATAACTTagtttaaataacaaaaaaactatatacttaaatatttaataaatagaaacataaatattttactaCTTAATTAAGTTGATTAGAAATTGTTAGTAGCCTAAATTAATAAACTTATGCTTAATAATAacatagattaaaaaaaataaacctaAACAAATATTTAACTAACAAATCTATTTTAAAGTATGTCTAACATTATATCTTAGCACTTAAATCATTCCTAATTATATATTCATTTGCCTAACATGTATTCTATAGGATCTCTATAAAAGTACTCTAAGTATGACAATACATCTATGCTTTAACATAAATATAAAGGGTAgtgctagggagccaatggcttaagtatacaatgtgtacaatgagcTAAATTTTTGTTCCATGAATAAAATGTACAGCACCATACtatctagaataaccatccgataCCAAGGATAACCATCCGGATACcaaggataataaacatctcaataaaaaattaaactgattttgggattcaccaaggatcgaactcttgacctttcgaatctagaactctaataccatatctgaaaccactcatcccaaaagcgtaacctgacaggacaatgtaacactaatagtCATATCTCTAATGCTTCtgaaacctccattgtacacattgtacgcttaggccattggctccctatactttctcaaatataaaataaacaataacaCCAACCTCAAAGTCGATTGCCCTGTAATATGCCAAGTTGCGTTCAGTCTGTTAATGTCTCCATCGTGATTATCAGCGCGTGCCACATTCTTtaagtaatttaaaaatatgattagaaaatgataaaagtgggagaaaatatcaaaaaatggAAGTGAAAAGCTCTTAATCAAATCTGCGGACGAGATATATATATAGACATCCTCACACTTTAAACGAGATAAAATTACACGTATTTTGATAAACGAGATAAGAGCTTTACACAACACATACGTGTACAAACGCAATACGTCTACGTCGTTTCatgtcttatctcgtttatagatATTCGACGCATTTTGATAAAAACACTTTATttcagtaaataaaatattttatttatttaaaaaaattctaattaacgGGATTGCtatttatatcaattttaatTAAGTGCTCCTACGGTAGGAAGTAGAATATGCCAGTTTGATGCttaaatgataaaataagataagcaGTGTTAGTTATAAAACTCTAATAAAACTCAATGCAAACAATTACATGTAACAGTAAAAGCGAAAAGCAAAAAGAGTTGGTATACATGATAAAAGTTTGAAATACATTTTAAAAAGGTGCCAAGttcaagttttttttcttttttttggactCCTATAAAGACTTTTTTCATAAACGATTTATAATTATCTGTGAAAACATattctaaaatctaaatttCTAATATTGGTAAATCGATCTCTTGACCAGTATCAAACTCACCaaaactttaattaattaaaaaaaatggtaaaGCTAAAtgggttattttttttataaaaatcatccaaaaaagaaaaaagcgaGGGAAACTGGACCATAGGCTTATTTGTCCATCGAAGAAGCACGAGAGTGGAAACACGGAAATGTGAAAAGCAATTTAATGGCCGAATTATTAAagggatttttttttctctaaaaaaacAAGTGTTGTTCATAGAAAAGGACATCCACTCtccaaaaaagagaaaaagagaaaataatcaatttcaaggaggctaatttttttgttatggaagTAGAAGTAGTGATATACTTTAACAttgtaatttttggtgttttttaaaattgtggaaGTACATAAATTGGAGGGTCTGACTTCTGtacctcaaattttttaattttttttaccacaaatcggacggtccgatttgtgtacctctAGAAATCGGACGATCCGATTTCTGTATCTCTAATAAATCGGACGGTccaatttctatttttcttattaaatgaTTCCACATTTGAGTATAACATCTCAGCAATtcacatttaaaaaaaacaccACTACCactccaatattaaaaataaaaaattcttccgAGGAGTATCCATTCTAGTCCATTAAACATGTAAATCGAAAACAAATTGTGCAActcaattcgaaaaattaaagggtaaaatatttttatcttctaatgtttgtaatttttttaaatatttttaatgtttaattttattctgtTTTATCTTTAACGTTTTCGGTTTATGTTAAAACTATCTTtcgatatttttaattttgatcttaattttttaaatagaattaacgtctattgatattttttatggaagtcaaaaatattaaaaataaaattgaatgaagtaaaattttaaaggtatttttgaagaaaaatagcaAACCTTAACAATTTTGCATGAACAACTTTTGTTATGCAACCATTAACCACTTTTTGTAGAATTGCAGATCATTCTACAAAAAATTGGTGCATACAGAAGAAAAACAAGCGATACAAATATTGTACCTAATCACAATTGTATTTGGGCAAGAATTTGTGAAGTCTGATTCTTTTCCGATATAAAATGATGGTGAAATGTGAATATCATCATTCCGTTGTCGtaatatttttgaagattttACATCCAGTTTTGGAGGATTTACTCCTAATCCTTATTCAGTTGGTAAGAGGGAGCTTCTAGTTCAATTCACGTGGTTGCACATTCTTTAGCATCAGTggcatctcttttttttttttctgcaaaagatttgaatttcGATATTTATATTGCATTTAACATAAGAAATAAATCACACATACATTTCTATGGATACTAGGGATCTAGATCCAAAAGAAGAGGCACTTGGCAATAATAGTAATGTGTTTTAAAGACTTTTAAGCTGCATTTGTTTACAGAGATAGGAATATAAAGACATAAAATCATGTTTGATAAAAGAGATATGAACAAAGATAATGTGTTTAAAGACATTGAATTAATGTATTTTGTATCTATCCTGAAATACAGAATTACTAACAAAagacacaatttattttttattttttattttattatttttgttaattttttataattatattttttattattatatttttcggttcaaattttttgaatgaaaaaataataataaattaaattttcataatttattttagtttatcatcaaacaaaatataaaaatataaaactttttgtatttttatcttttatgttttgttttcaatgtgTTATTTTATCTTGTTCTCACAATGCAGCCCTAATGATAAATGGTAATAGCAACACAGATAAAGAGAACGTTGTACTGATTAGACAAGCAGATCATCCAACAATTTCAGAGACACGACAATACCCTCCTACTTCTCAACTGTCTCAATCTTGATGCCATGATTCAACAACAAGGAAGAGGATAATCTTACTTCTATCGCGATTGAGTTCCAAATTGGACAGTGTTTCCAAAACAAGGAGAAAGTCATGCTCAATGCGAAGAATTGTAGGATAAATCATGGGATTGAGTATACGGTTTTGCAACATCATGATGCATGCTTGAGCATAAGCTTGCATGGTATCTAAATTGACATCTATCTGGAATATtttaaggaaaagtatagggtaccaacatatcatctgccaacttctgccaatttttatttatatttgtgttttatGGAAGTGTATTcatagatgtgtctaataattaatatattttaaatacatatataaagagacacattcagaaaatatatctataaagacacttctattaaacacagttataaaaaatacatttttattagacacatccacgAACACACTTTCatgaaacacaattataaataagagttggcagaagttggcagataTGCTGTTGGTAACGTAGCGGAGCCGATATTTTAAACTTCTCTTAAAACCAGGAATGAGTAACAATATACTTATCCTTACACTTGCCAGAAAGAAGCTCACCAAGTAGTTATTGGAATCAAGTACATGTTGGCTTCCGGTTGGGCATCATCAGGGTCTTAAAGCGGAAATAGTAGAGAGACAAAAAACACTCAGAAGTTACTTTATTTAACCTTAATTAATTGTcgcaataattaattaatgttaaataagacaagttatgattatttttggttaatttttttgttattaaacatTTCGGTTCGAATGTCACTGCTCAATAAATACACTAATATGAGCCTTGTCAATTTTGAACCAATGCTCATGAAGTCTAGCAGCATGGCATAATCCTTTCGTTTGAAAGTGAAAAATGATGTGGCCATGTAGAGACATCGATCTTTTGCTACGCCTAACACTTATAGTACAaccacaaataaaataaaataaattttcatattaaagcatatacattattatttaaaattttgaataaaatgatAACACCTTGTTCACATTATTTCCCTAAAATTGATTCCCCGTGTTTCATTCAGACAATTTATGTTGATAACAATCAAATATATtttgacatatatatatatatatatatatataatcttgtTTATTGTTGATTATATCTGTTCTACTGATAATCTAATATAATCTCTTCTAACTAACTACCATTATATTTCATCATCAACATATAATAATCTAATCTGTTCTATGACTTTAATAATATAGCAAAAATAGCTTAAACAGATAATTATTTGACTAACCGCTTCGTCAATAAATTCCACACGTAAATAATGCCATTTAATCGGTATAAATAATATAGATTATGATTATCCGATTATCCCACCACGTTTTTCTCTATACTatttttctccctctctttttccttGGTGACAATGGAGTCATCTTCTGTGTTTACTAAATTGTGGAGATATGATATGATACTAACCTGCaacaatttacataaataaattaaaaaaccgACACATTTATAATAAAACTTGGTTTAGGAAAATATGATAATATTAATACCATGTTATTTTATATGCTTATACTTTCCACTCATTATTGTGCATTCTCTTTGAAGAGGGATCATCTATCatatgatattatattattatgtgATGAATTCTAAATATACAAAAATGAATAATCTTAATATTATGTTTTAACGCATAATCTTAAGACttttcctatatatatatataactctaCTCTTATCTTTAAATCCGATCTCAACCTAAAATCTCACCACACGGAAAGGACCAAGCTATAAttattaaagtattaaacactTGCTTTCTTCTGCTTCTCTAACACACCCAAAATATCATCACCCAACAACCCTTCACCCCTCATCATGTGTCCGTATCCCCCATAGCGCGGCACAACTTAGACTAAATTTAGAAGTGGCAAACGGCCGAACCTGTCGGACCGATATGCGTAACTCATAAAAAAAAACGGAACggttgaaaatttaaaattattataattaaaaagtctGACTAATCTGCACTGCCTAATTTGTAGGTTTTGTCAAATTTCGACAAGCGGGGCAGGCTTTCCTAGCGACAAGGGGTGGAGctagataaaatattagaaggaaataaaaaatatttacaaaataaaataaaattaaaataaaattttaaagggcctaaactgaaatttatatatgatttacatgtaaaaaattaaaattagggggTGGGTCATTGTTTCCCTTTGCTACAATGTAGcccgtctttttttttttttgtaattgaagATGATAAGTTATAATTTGGATTATGTTCTATGTTTTATTGATTTGAGACTCgaagatgtttaattatatattttggacaatgtttgttttattttttacaatattgattttattattttgtttcaaaaaacttaattgatgattattatttattacatatttagaATTATGAAGACTTTAATTAGGGTGACAATATGTACCCTACCTGTGGGTACCCAACCCGATCGGATAGGATTGCCAACTCTGTCCATAGCTGATAGGGTAGGATGCGGGTAAGGTTCTCGTACATGTTGAGTCTCAACTCTTCCTGACTAACCGATatgctatatatgtatatgttatatacgtatataaaaatatgttttaagtaGATGTTGAACTAAAGACTTCTCACTAAATGTAAAAGATCCTTAGCTACTAAAAGAATGGATAGAGTTACAGTTGGGATACTCTCAACCTGCGAATAGAGTAGAGTTGAATTTGTATACAAATCTCAATCCGCGGATAGGAGTAGGGTTAGATCCAAATCCTATCCAATACTACCCATTGTCATCCCTAACTCTAATGTttgtgaatttaaaaattatattttttttgtttttaaaaattataaatttattaaaatagttgtgagattatatatatttttaatatttaataatttattgattaaaaaaaaattgatgggCTACTGCCAACCTACCGTTAGGTGAGATAGAGGAGAATTCGGAACCGTCTCACTAGACGGAGTGGGACGAGTTTTTGACGAAATGGGGCGGACTAGATCCCtatctaaattgaaaaaaacctttgggaaaaaaaaattgacattgTAACAGGAATTATTCCCGAATCACATTAAAGGGGGATatgcaaaatatattttttggttgTTTCAAGTCAACATATCATTTTCCAACTATTATATACACCGGTTCTTCAAAATTCTTATTACTCAACAAACAATTGTTCTTGACTTATCTTATTGCCTAGATTCCTTAATAATTTAGAAACATAAggtattattaaaattaaaattaaaatttatgttagAAAAAGTGTGGACACCATAAAAGATTGGTAAGACCATCATCCATTAATCCCATAACAAAAAAGACTCCTAAATTCATATGGTACGCATAAAGTAGCGCAGCTGAATAGGAAAATTTTGATTGTCTCCGTAGAAAGTTAACTCAATTATTGAATCTTTTTAGAAACAAATATTCCCTGGGAGAAGACAATAATCCATTAACCCCCCACTTGGTCATATAATACAATTTACTAAAACTAGAATTAGTTTTGTATAACAAGTGGTCACATACCTTGTATCTGCatctataaaatataataacattAATATAAATAGCAGAGACCTTTTTCTAAGTGATACGCAGGTTCTACATCATCATCGTATCGCATCATATACCATAAACCATATTGAATACATCTAAGAAACATAACAAAGGCATAGATAAAGAATCCTTTGGTCACTTATACCAAAGGTATGATTGTTATgattattgataattgataatatCTTATAAATGAACAGAACCGGCTCTGTTCGGATTAATAATCGCTTACAATCAAAAGCTTAGAAATGCACTGGAACACAAAAAGAACCAGGGCATTCAGTGAGCTAAAAATTGCTAGTGCTATATGTAAAATGTAAGACGCACATTTTCTATTACAGATAAAACACTGTATGGTACAAAGTTAgaaaaaaacaatcataaacgCACCATACTAGCATtcctaataataacaataatagtattttctttttttttcttttcttttaaatagaAGTGCCTAATCTTCAAGTTAACATAAGATCATTCCCTCCCAGATGAGGGCGTAGGCAAACCCGGACTTCATGCTCTTCAGGTCCTACCCGATGCTTTGGCACCATGATCTCAAGTGCTGAACCTGGCCCATCATAGTATGCTTCAATGTTGGCATCTTCAGGGATTCTCGTCGAAAGAGGGATCTCACGGACGAACTCACCGGGAGGACAGTGCTCCGATGATGGATCTGTGAGCTTGAATGTCCTGTCATGCCTCTTAATGAACGGTTTTCGCGATGTGCTCAAACAAGAAACCTTTATGATGCCATGAGTCAGAGTGTTCCTCCAAGAAACTTTCACACTTGGAAGATCTACAAAGGGCAAGCTTATGATAATTAAATAGCCTTGATCATCTTCATAGATCGTTTTTGCAGCAGTAACAGGTCCATAGACACTCTTTATCACCCCAGTAAAGTCATTCAACCAGTTTGGCTCGTTTGGGGGGTGCATCTCTATATCTGGAATCCGTTCAGCTGGAGGATTAACAGCCAAGTAGCATTCTTCATCATTTGCATGTGGGAAGAAGTCCTTCCTCTTTTTGCTGCTGACCGGAGATAGGTCCAATCCATCTCCATTACTGTGGTTAGACAAATGAGTTGACAAATTCAGTCCAGATCCATTGAGCAGTTTCTTAGGGTGTGAATTTGGAGCACCCTTGATTGGGGCAGGCGGCCTCTCAAGCTCAAAGTCTGTGTTGGGAAGATTCCTCCATGAACTGAAATCGCTTGCTTCAGGTGGGATTGTGAAGTTCAAATCTCGTCCAGTGAGTNNNNNNNNNNNNNNNNNNNNNNNNNNNNNNNNNNNNNNNAAGGGCCATCAGATTGGGGGACGGAACAACCTCAATACCATGAACACACTGAGGGTTAGAAAGCCCTCTATAATGCTTCCTCTGCATCCTGTGAGACCGCACAAAACCCTTGTCAACACTGAACGGGAATGGGCGCTCCCCTTGGCGAGAATGCCCATTCATGAAACTCCTCAGCTGCATTTTACCCAGCGCATTCTCGGGCCTCTCCTTGAACACCCACATGTACATATTCTCCATGTCATGCTGAACCATGAAAACATCAAGCTTGAGATCAGACTTGTCAAACCCTGAAACACCATTGCTATCCCTGACAATCTTGGCCTTAGACTTATCATTCAAAGAGGGCTTAAAGTAAAAACTGAAGAAGAACCAAGCACCCCATATGCTGTCGACTCGCTTAGCACACTTCCTTCCGGCTGCTGCAGCT
This sequence is a window from Arachis duranensis cultivar V14167 chromosome 2, aradu.V14167.gnm2.J7QH, whole genome shotgun sequence. Protein-coding genes within it:
- the LOC107473998 gene encoding uncharacterized protein LOC107473998 (The sequence of the model RefSeq protein was modified relative to this genomic sequence to represent the inferred CDS: added 29 bases not found in genome assembly); protein product: MVQHDMENMYMWVFKERPENALGKMQLRSFMNGHSRQGERPFPFSVDKGFVRSHRMQRKHYRGLSNPQCVHGIEVVPSPNLMALDEEDRKRWMELTGRDLNFTIPPEASDFSSWRNLPNTDFELERPPAPIKGAPNSHPKKLLNGSGLNLSTHLSNHSNGDGLDLSPVSSKKRKDFFPHANDEECYLAVNPPAERIPDIEMHPPNEPNWLNDFTGVIKSVYGPVTAAKTIYEDDQGYLIIISLPFVDLPSVKVSWRNTLTHGIIKVSCLSTSRKPFIKRHDRTFKLTDPSSEHCPPGEFVREIPLSTRIPEDANIEAYYDGPGSALEIMVPKHRVGPEEHEVRVCLRPHLGGNDLMLT